The following proteins are co-located in the Bubalus bubalis isolate 160015118507 breed Murrah chromosome 23, NDDB_SH_1, whole genome shotgun sequence genome:
- the LOC102415923 gene encoding olfactory receptor 5AL1-like, giving the protein MAESNRSVVTEFILLGLTDNPELQFIFFCILLLIYLITALGNLGFIVLIQVSPQLHTPMYFFLCHLAFMDFYGSSTITPNKLVNIFHEIKSVSLYACATQVCCFITFSVWELLMLSALAYDQYVAICHPLLYVVLMPRKLCIQMVTGSYIYGFLVGFTQTVATFHMVFCAPNVINQFYYDDVPLITLACSDTRVKELMLLATAGFNVFCSLIIVLISYVFIIFAIVRIRSAVGRQKAFSTCTSHLFSIAMHYGSPSFMYLKPRSSHSLYKDNFASVFYTVVIPMLNPLIYSLRNLEVKNDLRKIIEKMYLNKK; this is encoded by the coding sequence atggcagaaagcaatcgTTCAGTGGTTACTGAGTTCATCCTTTTGGGCCTCACAGATAACCCAGAGCttcaattcattttcttttgcattttattgtTAATCTACTTGATTACTGCCTTGGGCAATCTTGGTTTTATTGTGCTAATACAAGTGAGTCCTCAACTTCACACAcccatgtattttttcctctgtcATCTGGCTTTTATGGATTTTTATGGTTCCTCCACTATCACACCAAACAAGCTTGTAAAcatttttcatgaaattaaaagtgtaTCACTTTATGCATGTGCCACTCAAGTGTGTTGCTTTATCACATTTTCAGTTTGGGAATTATTAATGCTGTCTGCCTTGGCTTATGATCAGTATGTGGCCATATGCCACCCTTTACTCTATGTAGTTCTTATGCCTAGGaaactctgcatccaaatggTCACTGGCTCTTATATTTATGGATTCCTGGTGGGATTCACACAAACAGTGGCTACATTCCACATGGTTTTCTGTGCCCCTAATGTGATCAATCAGTTCTACTATGATGATGTTCCCTTGATCACTCTGGCCTGCTCTGATACACGAGTCAAAGAGCTGATGTTATTAGCCACTGCAGGATTCAATGTCTTCTGTTCTCTTATCATTGTACTCATATCCTATGTATTCATCATCTTTGCCATCGTAAGGATCCGTTCTGCTGTAGGGAGACAGAAAGCCTTTTCTACCTGCACCTCTCACCTGTTTTCTATTGCTATGCATTATGGGTCCCCCAGTTTTATGTACCTGAAGCCCAGATCAAGCCACTCACTATATAAAGACAATTTTGCCTCCGTTTTCTATACTGTGGTGATTCCTATGCTGAACCCGTTGATCTACAGCTTGAGGAATTTGGAGGTAAAAAATGATTTGAGAAAGATTATTGAAAAGAtgtatttgaataaaaaataa